Proteins from one Podospora pseudoanserina strain CBS 124.78 chromosome 1, whole genome shotgun sequence genomic window:
- a CDS encoding hypothetical protein (EggNog:ENOG503P34E; COG:O) gives MADQQQVILFDLPSQPPCKAWSLNPWKTRLLLNFKNIPYKTEWLEYPDIAPRLSPHLPPNEEGSAYTIPTVILPSGKYVTDSKVIAEQLQALYPTPHIDLASPYQAKMEELMPQLMKSFRPVYLPLIPKSLLNEKSRPYWYDTRGKLLGMEVDDFGRENGGEKTWGKVEPVVKAVTALMKENPNGPFFEGKQVVYADLVWGAFLIFLKRMGQEVFDEMLKRSGDKAVHEALLEGLEKWTDRDDH, from the exons ATGGCGGACCAACAACAAGTTATTCTCTTTGACCttcccagccagccccctTGCAAGGCTTGGTCATTGAACCCCTGGAAAA cccgcctcctcctcaacttcaagAATATTCCCTACAAGACAGAATGGCTCGAGTATCCCGACATCGCTCCCCGTCTCTCCCCTCA CCTGCCGCCTAACGAGGAAGGATCAGCCTACACCATTCCCaccgtcatcctcccctcgGGCAAATACGTGACCGACAGCAAGGTCATTGCTGAGCAGCTCCAGGCCCTCTACCCCACCCCGCACATCGACCTCGCCTCTCCTTACCAAGCCAAAATGGAAGAACTCATGCCGCAGCTTATGAAGAGCTTCAGGCCAGTCTACCTGCCGCTCATTCCCAAAAGCTTGTTGAACGAGAAGAGCCGGCCGTATTGGTATGACACGCGAGGCAAGCTGTTGGGaatggaggtggatgatttTGGCAGGGAGAATGGCGGGGAGAAGACATGGGGGAAGGTTGAGCCAGTTGTGAAGGCTGTCACGGCGTTGATGAAAGAGAATCCAAATGGGCCGTTTTTTGAGGGGAAACAGGTGGTGTATGCGGATCTTGTGTGGGGGGCATTTCTGATTTtcttgaagaggatgggtCAGGAGGTGTTTGACGAGATGCTGAAGAGGAGTGGTGATAAGGCGGTGCACGAGGCGCtcttggaggggttggagaagtggaCTGATAGGGATGACCACTGA
- a CDS encoding hypothetical protein (EggNog:ENOG503PPCN), whose protein sequence is MPNLVSVDVSVTDDRVSLVFSHKTVAAAYASYLKAEDARQQQRASSFSPHHSPQLNNHNPYRTLHNNPLSGYHRAPQFSPTTKEVTFFLPSFITWFITCRLPDDEDAVTFSFIDADEQVATKWAESMLLFELVPPNPYDDVKQLHVRRLWNKAKLLNLLEDLQQHQQQARPGSGGPWQQGGPVQGLNAGFHAGAGYGGYAASGGKTNSTVTSPRGSVRGSPTSPGGQGGYSRMNHGPNNGQVNGLGVGHAGQKRARDVWW, encoded by the coding sequence ATGCCAAATCTAGTATCAGTCGACGTCTCGGTCACAGATGACCGGGTCAGCCTCGTCTTCTCTCACAAAACCGTGGCAGCCGCCTACGCCTCCTACCTCAAAGCGGAAGACGcccggcaacaacaacgagcATCCTCCTTTTCCCCACACCACTCCCCACAGCttaacaaccacaacccatACCGCACACTTCACAACAATCCTCTGAGCGGCTACCACCGCGCTCCTCAGTTCTCCCCTACCACAAAAGAAGTCAcattcttcctcccctccttcatcacctGGTTCATCACCTGCCGGTTacccgacgacgaggatgccgTGACCTTCAGCTTCATCGACGCGGACGAACAAGTGGCCACCAAGTGGGCTGAGAGCATGCTCCTCTTTGAGTTGGTACCTCCCAACCCTTACGACGACGTGAAGCAGCTGCATGTGAGGAGGCTGTGGAACAAGGCGAAGTTGCTCAATCTCCTGGAGGATCTTCAgcaacatcagcagcaagccagaCCTGGTAGTGGTGGTCCGTGGCAGCAGGGCGGTCCAGTTCAGGGGTTGAATGCTGGGTTTCACGCGGGTGCCGGGTATGGCGGGTATGCCGCTAGCGGAGGAAAGACCAACTCGACCGTGACGAGCCCGAGAGGCAGCGTGAGGGGCAGCCCGACTAGTCCCGGAGGGCAGGGAGGATACAGCAGGATGAATCACGGCCCCAATAACGGACAGGTGAACGGACTTGGTGTTGGCCACGCTGGGCAGAAAAGAGCAAGGGatgtgtggtggtga
- a CDS encoding hypothetical protein (EggNog:ENOG503P6EY) produces the protein MKAVTYAALLLGALSTALGQTTADPGPSPTESIGCVPHNDHWDCEGPRVTDAVVTTGTATGAAPVVTTGAAHHDHDSDGDDHDHDHDHTDDEDDHTDAPGTGSIKPSPTESYGCEAHGDHWHCDGHRTASSTLIAVTTTNTGADSEAATTTTSTSTAGAAQITGLSLAAGVAAIVAMAL, from the exons ATGAAGGCCGTCACGTATGCCGCTTTGCTGTTGGGTGCTTTGTCCACCGCTTTGGGGCAGACCACGGCCGATCCCGGACCATCTCCCACCGAGTCCATCGGCTGTGTGCCTCACAATGACCACTG GGACTGTGAGGGACCCAGGGTCACCGATGCTGTCGTGACTACCGGGACGGCCACTGGCGCGGCTCCTGTAGTCACCACGGGTGCAGCTCACCATGATCACGAcagtgatggtgatgaccaTGACCATGATCATGACCAcaccgacgatgaggatgaccACACTGATGCTCCCGGCACTGGTAGCATCAAGCCCAGCCCTACCGAATCATATGGATGTGAGGCTCATGGAGATCACTGGCACTGCGATGGTCATCGTACTGCTTCGTCCACTCTTATCGCAGTCACTACTACAAACACCGGCGCCGACTCCGaggccgccaccaccaccacctccacctcgactgCTGGCGCTGCCCAGATCACTGGCCTCAGCCTTGCCGCCGGTGTTGCTGCCATCGTTGCCATGGCTCTCTAA
- the ZRT1 gene encoding high-affinity Zn(2+) transporter zrt1 (COG:P; EggNog:ENOG503NWTS) gives MFQSLPAIRASLLYGLLASPSLSLVSASPSPIDARHVVTDPARVVAQATVTAVSECHAHGTNYYCQAGVTEFRIVGSETAASYTDCHPHGAKTYCVGPKSDEVEIVLAAATAPAVTASPTVTGSSSLTAVSACHLHGSELLCMHGATEYKVHTTVTATATQDLPAQFTGCHAHGAETYCNGPTGEEVEITLATAEEDHDDHGHEDSEELDCHFHAGVEHCVGKGGEKVANTCERTQRDYNIKLRVGLLFVMLATSSIGVFTPILISSFVSPNHIVFTILRQFGTGVIISTAFVHLYTHAVLMFQNECLDKLQYEATASAILMAGIFLSFLIEYLGVRFVQWHQAKQQAHKAVSSDGEQQGPAPGKTDMVNITVLEAGVIFHSLLIGLTVVVAGDSFFGTLFAVIVFHQMFEGIALGTRIAALGHPSAATTHSGVHGHGHGPGHAHYHPEPKPAAEIAPAGEIVAHAPKEGHNHEHGHDHLALPDAHKTAKSGSVSSSENSTTAGELTPHVSIFKKLMLALAFALVTPIGMGIGIGVLHTFNGNDPSTIIAIGTLDAFSAGILVWVGVVEMWAHDWMLGGEMTNSGPLKTALGLISMVVGLAVMSLLGKWA, from the exons ATGTTTCAAAGCCTGCCTGCCATACGGGCGTCGCTCCTCTATGGACTGTTAGCCTCTCCATCTCTTAGCCTCGTCTCAGCAAGCCCTTCACCAATCGACGCCCGTCATGTCGTGACAGATCCTGCCAGAGTAGTTGCGCAAGCAACCGTCACTGCTGTGTCAGAGTGCCACGCCCACGGTACTAATTATTATTGTCAAGCCGGAGTCACAGAGTTTCGCATTGTTGGCTCCGAGACTGCCGCCTCATACACGGATTGCCATCCACACGGCGCAAAGAC GTACTGTGTAGGACCAAAGTCTGATGAGGTAGAAATTGTCCTTGCTGCCGCTACGGCACCTGCGGTAACAGCGTCCCCAACGGTGACTGGCAGTTCGAGCTTGACTGCCGTTAGCGCGTGCCATCTCCACGGGTCTGAGCT CCTTTGTATGCACGGGGCAACCGAGTATAAGGTCCACACAACTGTCACTGCTACTGCTACACAAGATCTCCCAGCACAGTTTACCGGTTGCCATGCCCATGGTGCTGAGACATACTGCAATGGCCCAACCGGAGAGGAAGTTGAGATCACCCTGGCCACCGCTGAGGAGGACCACGACGACCACGGTCATGAAGACTCGGAGGAACTTGATTGCCACTTCCACGCTGGCGTCGAGCATTGCGTCGGCAAAGGGGGCGAGAAGGTTGCCAACACCTGCGAAAGAACGCAGCGTGACTACAACATCAAGCTTCGTGTTGGCTTGTTGTTCGTCATGTTGGCTACCAGCTCCATTGGTGTCTTCACTCCCATTCTCATCTCATCCTTTGTGTCGCCCAACCACATCGTATTCACCATTCTCAGACAGTTCGGCACTGGCGTCATCATCTCGACCGCTTTTGTCCACCTCTACACTCATGCTGTACTAATGTTCCAGAACGAATGCCTCGACAAGCTGCAGTACGAAGCCACAGCCTCTGCCATCCTCATGGCaggcatcttcctctccttcctcatcgAGTATCTTGGCGTTCGTTTCGTCCAATGGCACCAAGCCAAGCAACAGGCCCACAAGGCTGTTTCCAGCGACGGTGAGCAGCAAGGCCCGGCCCCAGGCAAAACCGACATGGTCAACATCACCGTTCTTGAAGCCGGGGTCATCTTCCACTCCCTTCTTATCGGCCTCACTGTAGTCGTCGCCGGTGATTCCTTCTTTGGCACCCTGTTTGCCGTCATTGTTTTCCACCAAATGTTCGAAGGCATCGCTCTTGGCACCCGCATCGCCGCCCTCGGTCACCCCAGcgctgccaccacccacagcGGCGTTCACGGCCACGGTCACGGTCCGGGTCATGCGCACTACCACCCCGAGCCAAAGCCCGCCGCTGAGATCGCCCCCGCCGGAGAAATCGTTGCCCATGCTCCCAAGGAAGGCCACAACCACGAACACGGCCACGaccacctcgccctccctgATGCGCACAAGACGGCCAAGAGCGGAAGCGTTTCGTCCTCCGAGAACAGCACCACTGCGGGCGAACTCACCCCTCACGTCTCCatcttcaagaagctcatGCTTGCCTTGGCTTTCGCCTTGGTCACACCTATCGGCATGGGCATCGGTATCGGCGTTCTTCACACATTCAACGGCAACGACCCTTCGACTATCATCGCTATTGGCACCCTCGATGCCTTCTCAGCCGGTATCCTCGTGTGGGTAGGTGTGGTGGAGATGTGGGCTCACGACTGgatgttgggaggggagatgacCAATTCTGGGCCGCTGAAGACCGCTCTGGGGTTGATTTCCAtggtggttggcttggcAGTCATGAGCTTGTTGGGCAAATGGGCGTAA